In the Besnoitia besnoiti strain Bb-Ger1 chromosome IX, whole genome shotgun sequence genome, CGCGGGTGTATTCGTGTTGTTCATCTTCCAATGCCTGCCAGACCCCGAGCTTGTTTTATTTGAGTCTCCGTTTTTTAAATCCTCTCAGACTCTCGTGTCCCGAGGACTGCTTTCGCAGGCCTGTCGCCATTCCCTGCTGCGGCTTGAACTGCATTTCTGTTCAACTTTGTTTTTCCGCGGAACGCTCTGAAAGCGTCTTCAGCAAACCTAGCAGATgagaggcgtccgcgagcgTTGCGCGTGGCTCACGAGGCGCCTCTAAGCTGCTGCACGCACGAGTGCTCCGACTATTAGCCGACAGCCTTTCCGCGGTTTTCTCGCGAAAGACGCGGGCGCAAGAGAGACGAGCTCCGCGGGGTACGAGGGCCAGACCGAGGAGGCTCGGCTGGCCGCTGCAGAGCAGTCAAGTCGAGAGGGAGTATTTTCTGAGAGAAAATTGGAAAAGAGAATTGACAAGCGCCACGAGTTCGAGGCACGCTGTGTTTAAGGGGTCGGGCTCGTAAAAGTacagaggagaaaagacacACGCTACTCATCTGCACGCAGGCGTGGAAATTCTGaaaaaaatcgaaaaaaTGGGCAGCAACATAGACACGCGAAGGGCACCCGTAGATAAAAGCATGGAAGTCGAAGACTGAAACTCAAAGCACACACGAGAAAGTCGGCGCAGGCCCCAGTGCGCGGGGACGCAGGGGAGGAGCCCAGCTCCTAAACGATGATCCTCCGCCTCGATCGCTGCTCAGTTTGAAACTGAAAACCAAGAGACGCGATAGATGCAACgaacgacgaaggcgcgctgAGGAGACTCGGATCCTCCTGCAGAGTCCCAGGCAGCCTAttatctgtctgtctgcagcCTTGGGCACACAAGGGCGAAGATTTAAGTCACTCGACTTGGTCGCCTTCACTGGAGAAACACGTCACCATCGATTACGGTTGAGGAGGAGATCCACGAGGCAACACGCCTCTCTTCGCAcagctctttctctctcttgtctctcccgttcttctcgccgtctaCGAGTTCGAGGCTCTCCGGTTGggcgcttcgcgcccgcgcgtgtcttttcttcctcgagcCGCGAGTTCAGAGGCGCCTCTCCCGGCGGACTTCCATCTTAAGTAGTTGCactctcgctctcgcacgTGGGTCTTGCCGTTTTTCTCTACTCACTCACTCGGAGTCCTCGtgctcctctccctcctcttcatcttccgcctcgtcgctattttcgtcttcttccccctTGCCGGCCTCCTgtccctgcgtcgcctctgcgtcctcttcgccacCTGCGTCTGTTGCGTCGACGCGGGTGCCGAGGGgtgcgacgagggcgagactCTGCCCTTCTTTGCTAGCGCGCGGCCGAAGGAGGGATTCGAGCGTCTGCTgggcgtcgtctgcgggtTCCGCGggttcctcttcctcgcggcggcggccttcgcagTTTCGCAGGTTGTCGCGGAGTTCGCGCGCGAGTTCGCAGATTTCATCGGTGACCTGCGTGGCGTGGTCGAGGATGCTTTGTCGGCTGTGCGGGAGGTGCTCGAGTTCGGCGGGGTCCTCCCGGGCGATATGCTTTTCGATGACTTCGCGGTGGTCGCGGAAGAAGGTGAGGAGGACGGAATCGCTCGCGTTCCTGAAGTCGCGGATCTGctgcaggagctgctgcgcctgcgcgatcTTCTCGCCGGTGATCTTCCTGAACGCCTCGCACTCGTACGTGAACTTGCTGGTGAAGGCCGtcagcgccacgcgcagctgGTGCTCCTTCTCCTGCATCTCCTCCTTCAGCCGCGTGCCAGTCCCCGCGGCCAGCTGCCTGTCCTCGTACAGACTGCGACCCCACTCgaagcggcgctcgcggagggccTGGCGCAGCGCATCGACGTCAGCCTTCGCGCGGAAGAGCGTGCTGGTGAACTCGTCGTGCAGATACCGCGAGGCCACTTCCTCCCACGCGCGCGGgatctgcagcagcgcgtgccGCGCGTGGTCGCACCCCATCACGCACTgagcgcagagacacggCACGACCATGCAAGTcatgcagaagaagcgcaCCGGCTCGCCCGGGTGGACTTCGCACTCCAAATTCGAGATGGAACACAGCTGCAGCATGTCCGCGATGTTGCCGCCCTTCCCCAGACGCTTCAGTAGCGTGCAaaacagacgcgcgcgctccgcgccgccagtcTCCGCAATCGCGCTGCTGTGGAcactctcgcgcgccgaggcggccgttcccccgctcgccttctcgctgccgccctccgccgcccccgcgcctcctccgtaGTGCGGCCGTGCGCAGACCgccccgcgcagcagcgcagacgcgaggctccgcggcgaggagaaagccagcgaggacgcgctcgaggcgccgccgccgcactccGAGCCGTCCTCGAAAGTCCGCACGTGACCCGCGTCCTCTCGgagcttcgcgcggcgcgccgccggaccccccagcggcagcagcagccccgGCGCCCGTGCGATCAAGCGGAACTTGtgggcggcgagccgcgagttCCGCTCGTGAACCCGCACTGCGCAGCTGTCGCAGTACGTGCAGGCGCATCCGCGGCAAAAGACCGAcgcctcgcgtgcctcgcaaagcccgcagagacgcgccggctccgcggcggcctccgcgaagccgcccccgcgacgccggcgcccgtgactcccgcgcgcctcgtcggggggcgcgcgccccagcgcctgcagcgtctcgggcgcgaggcgcgtgcagaCGTCGCAGAGGGGACAGGCGAGCCCGTCTGACATGCGGAGGTTcgccccgctgcgccgcgccgaaaaCAA is a window encoding:
- a CDS encoding B-box zinc finger domain-containing protein (encoded by transcript BESB_011870); this encodes MASLAGAAPFSRASSLLSALPASPRAVASASPSGASGPAARGRRPTRGLRAPPPPAPPPEIACSHCGRHVDDVLVLACGHNLCLVCGAASAGAAGERARRRRERRAAGAETDEESDAASSADLFSARRSGANLRMSDGLACPLCDVCTRLAPETLQALGRAPPDEARGSHGRRRRGGGFAEAAAEPARLCGLCEAREASVFCRGCACTYCDSCAVRVHERNSRLAAHKFRLIARAPGLLLPLGGPAARRAKLREDAGHVRTFEDGSECGGGASSASSLAFSSPRSLASALLRGAVCARPHYGGGAGAAEGGSEKASGGTAASARESVHSSAIAETGGAERARLFCTLLKRLGKGGNIADMLQLCSISNLECEVHPGEPVRFFCMTCMVVPCLCAQCVMGCDHARHALLQIPRAWEEVASRYLHDEFTSTLFRAKADVDALRQALRERRFEWGRSLYEDRQLAAGTGTRLKEEMQEKEHQLRVALTAFTSKFTYECEAFRKITGEKIAQAQQLLQQIRDFRNASDSVLLTFFRDHREVIEKHIAREDPAELEHLPHSRQSILDHATQVTDEICELARELRDNLRNCEGRRREEEEPAEPADDAQQTLESLLRPRASKEGQSLALVAPLGTRVDATDAGGEEDAEATQGQEAGKGEEDENSDEAEDEEEGEEHEDSE